One stretch of Halichoerus grypus chromosome 10, mHalGry1.hap1.1, whole genome shotgun sequence DNA includes these proteins:
- the C10H2orf74 gene encoding uncharacterized protein C2orf74 homolog, whose product MLVYNNLKTQLEEDQFLSLLTGLSGKKLYFLANDRKEDSVPYHMPPSIGCFSILITWQQASPKAARGNHDSTFCVSEFDDCSFQSKKDEETEKSPCTDANGGEDCLAANAETNNSGDQQKTILTPITDLNAPMRPGILVQRRSKEDTLLENKKNIEEEEDKTKEKQEPKNAGGNGEEEIALSAPKDQDEDLQKPPTPLTRTPSGVENHKRPLKGVTFSREVIVVDLGKEYPIPRSYTREHKERK is encoded by the exons atgttGGTCTACAATAATCTGAAGACTCAATTGGAGGAAGATCAGTTTCTAAGCCTACTCACAGGATTATCTGGCAAGAAGCTTTATTTCCTTGCTAATGATCGTAAGGAAGATTCAGTTCCTTATCACATGCCACCATCCATAGGCTGCTTCAGTATCCTCATCACATGGCAGCAGGCTTCCCCCAAAGCAG CACGTGGTAATCAtgattctactttctgtgtctctgaATTCGACGATTGCAG TTTCCAAAGCAAGaaagatgaagagacagaaaaaagtcCTTGTACAGATGCTAATGGAGGTGAAGATTGTTTAGCTGCTAATGCGGAGACAAACAATTCAGGAGACCAACAAAA GACTATCCTAACACCAATCACGGACTTAAACGCACCCATGAGGCCTGGCATTCTTGTGCAGAGACGGAGTAAAGAAGACACactcttagaaaacaaaaagaacatagaagaggaggaggacaaaacaaaagagaagcaaGAGCCTAAGAATGCTGGAGGAAATGGTGAAGAGGAGATCGCCTTATCTGCTCCCAAGGACCAG GATGAAGATTTGCAAAAACCACCTACACCTCTCACTAGAACTCCTTCAGGTGttgaaaaccacaaaagacctttaAAAGGAGTGACATTTTCTAGGGAGGTAATTGTTGTGGACCTTGGGAAGGAATACCCGATACCTCGAAGCTATACTCGAGaacataaagagagaaaatga